The Schistocerca gregaria isolate iqSchGreg1 chromosome 2, iqSchGreg1.2, whole genome shotgun sequence genome contains the following window.
gatgaatgaaataaatattagtgtcagtggatttcagaaacagctgaaaatgttaaaattgaGCAAAGCTCTACGGCTTGATGGAATCCCTTCAGATactgtactgaatttgcagctaagTTAACCCCCTCttctaatctattgtagatcccttgaacaaaaatccATTCCCAGGAGAAAGCTCAAGTCACACACATTTATGAGATGGGTAGTAAAAGTGATTCATAAAACTGCCGTCCAGTATCGTTAACAATATgttgcagaatctttgaacatattcagCGTTCAAACATAGTGAAGTACCTCGAGCAGAATGACCTCAATGCCAGCAAGCGTGGATTCCGATAACATTCAGTATGTTgtatgagaaaagtgagagttgggtttcacatggtcaAAGCTTTAAATCAAGGCAGTCTggtagacattgtaattctgatttTCAAAAAGTAATTGGACTTATCACTGCACCTACACTTCTTGTTAAAAGCATGATCATGTGTGgtatcaagtggaaatttgtgaCCTGATTGCTGCTGCCTCCCTACCCAAAAATCCTCATTTTGTTTTGGATGCAGACTCgtaatcagatgtagaagtaattttgggtgtgccccaggaaagtgttttGGGACCCTTGCCTTTGATGTTGTATTTTAATGGTAACCTCAGGTTTTTTGTAGATGGTGGAATGAAGAACTGTCAgaaaggagctgcataaatatGGAGTCAtctcttgataaggtttcaaagtggtgcaaagattggcaacttgccttaaatgttcagaaatgtaaacttgCACACttctcaaattttttaaaaaaagtgcagtATCATTTGatcatatcagtgagtcacagttggtatTGACCAACCCAAGGAAAAATTTGGGTGTAACActtcatagggatatgaaatggaatggtcacatgggctcagttgtgggtaacgtGGGTGTTAGACTTCGCACTaccccagtattttaccaataatccAATCTGTCTACAAAAATGATTGCCTACAAATCACTCGTATGACCcgttctagaatatttctcaagtgtgtaggacctgtaccaaataggaatagcaggggatattgaatgtatacagagaagagcagcacgaatggtcacagatttatgtgatccatgggaaagtgtcagagatgctgaagaaactgaactgacgcTCTTGAAGGTAGACGGGCACTGTCACAAGAAAGGCTACCgacagtttcaagaactggctttaaatgactattctaggaatatactgtaactgcctatgtatcactcacaaagGGATTGTAAGGACAGGATTAGAACATGCACAGAGGCAGCCAGATGATGATCGTTCCTGCACAAGAGGCCAGTAGCTGCTATCTGCACCAAAAAGACAGCTCGTGTTTTACATGGATCAGTTTGTCTTCCGTTCTAGACTGCTGTGGTATAATCCTGACAAAGTATTCTGGGAAGAGGAGGAAACCATAATTGGCATGTTTCTAGATGGGTTTATTGGAAAATGAAATTTACagcaagaaaattctttttcatcagGGCAACACTCAAGTCAGCACAGTGGTACTAATAAGTGTGAAACGGCATCATCTGGGATGTAGATTTGACAATATTCCGATGTATTCTCCTAATTCAATCCAACATGATTTTTTGTTGTCCTGTAACTTACAAATTTAACATAATGGAAAGAAACTTTCTTCaagtgaagaagtggttggctttaagaatgtgataaaaataatttttctgataAACAGAAAAATGGTTTGCAACATAATTTTCTGAGTAAAAATATAATTTTAGCTATGTATTTCTATTATTACAATATCATTTGATTATTGCTTTCCTTTTACCAGGTCTATAAACCACACTtaactaaatgattaatggaaaatctcatataaagatgtgaaacaaatactaacagagagatagaggggcaggccagtacttacctcagtcaatacagccgatagatacacaaaacagtattttttttaccctagctttcggaactttgttccttccgcccccccccccccccccccttccgtcctccctgacaaaggaacaaagttccaaaagctaggataaAAATTTTTCTATTCAATTCTGTTCTGTgtgtctattggctgtactgagctgagataagtactggccagcccctctatctctattAGTAAACCCACTTTACTATTGGTCAGATTGAACCACACTTGCTGTTAAGATTACCGCTTGCTAATAGTGCCATAATTAGTAGTATTGATACCATTTTCTGTTTGTCAGATCCTCTAAAATATAttccacaagtaaaaaaaaaaaaaaatacagctgtGAGAGGGTAATATATGTAGCTATTGGGAATAAGCTGTTGCAAACTAGCATCGAATTACTTGATAGTTGGGAGCCATTTTCTGTTGCCAGTTTATTAAATGGTTTTTTATGATGAACAGTAGTACTGTgtgttgtgatgaagcaagctgggatatttttacttcccctcttgttttgccatctgcctccttaaaattcatttttcatttctgactaattaccattaacatacatgaaaaGTAATCTGCATGCCCATAAAAGGGAAAGGTTGGTCCtcaatttttttacaataataataataataataataataataataataataataataataataataataataataataataataataataataatgcgtcaGATCTAATTTATTTCGattattcctagttaatacttttgttatggcgtaattgtttcataactaaaatgctattgttgacttatatttgtttataacctctgtactaattataaacattcagAACAACAACTAATAGGatgcttaaaatatttatttagctctattcgaaaacatgttagcaaagccagttcttaattaattccaaagtaatttgtccatagtattgtttgcgtaactttatcttttaatttcatcatttataCAAATTATTCagcctaactcttgcagtagaagaagctgtaataaagatggaatttttcgatgtattcagttaatttaatgagttaagttttaattgtaatttctgtaaattaaatatcaaatagtgtgtagttttggtgctgatatataagggcctgatttttggtcccaagtcagtcagtccacggccgaatTTCAGACAAGAACCTGTagtggttagatcaacaacagtgcatcaacttaactgtgaagtaAGTGTTACTCAGTTAgaccgtgtgttaaaacaatgacagtgtctgttccatacataCCTTTTTACTCttcgtgaactgtgtggttaggcttttactgctcatgGATTTTCTACAGTAaagtattgtagcagtatgtggatgtttgcttgCAACCTGTTAATGAGGCTTGGCCATATAACTGAGTAATATTGGGGGATTGTGAACAGtggaagtaaagaactgtgaaatgcaactgtgctcctgttggctacatcatttaaagcagTCATTGTTTAACTACAGTCCCTATTTTTCAGCCGGTATCACAATGCAGGGTATCGACACAGAGGACAATCGACAAAGAAATAAAACTGGCGAACGTCACAGTGTGTCTACATATCTTTTATATATGCAATGTATTAACCCGTATTTAACAATGGTATCTGTTATTTTTAGAATAATAAGAGAAGctgtactgtaaatttgtatgttctcAACATTACTTTATTATAAGCAGAGGACACACGCAAATTCAGCAGATCTACATTAAGTTTTTATCTGCTATTTAAGATGATTTGAACTAGTCATACATTCCTCCAGTACAAGCAGTCATAAACTTTTGAAATATGTGTTCTAATTTTTATTGTTAAAGCTGAAACGGAACCTCATGAAGGAAAGCGAAAAGTGGAAGCTCTGTGGCCCATATTTAAAATTCATCATCAGAAATCGAGATATATATACGACCTGTTTTATCGCAGGAAAGCTATCAGCAGAGGTAGGTAGACAgtatttcattaacaaaactaattATCAGAGGTGTGTGAGATTGTTCAGTTATATTGGATTGTTTTTCCAGAGCTGTATGAGTACTGCCTCAATGAAAACATTGCAGATAAAAATCTGATAGCAAAATGGAAGAAACAGGGATATGAAAATCTGTGCTGCTTGCGGTGTATACAGACAAGAGATACTAACTTTGCAACAAACTGTATATGCAGGGTACCAAAGGGCAAACTTGAAGAGGTAAGCAGTTTTTAATGCTTCAAAGGAAATACtttattttgagttttattttttattggtttcagacaaagctcatttcactGGATATAATAATGTCGTGTAATGATACAAATGAGATTTATTtcacttcattacaaaatataaaaacgcTATATTAAACAACCAAATTATACACAGGTGTGTAGTTAATGAAATATAAGTAAACTCCACAGTTGTCACCAACAGAAGCGTCAGTACTGAGGAGGCTAGTCCCCCATCCCAATTGGTCATCAAAAAATGAATTTCCTGCTGAGTAAATTTCTGAAGCTAGCAATTGCTGATTGAGACCtcatatcttctgcaaaactaattATAAGGGTGCAATGTCGAGTGTTCCTGGATTTAGCCATACTGTATGATCATCGTTCTTTAGATTTTGATTTATTTGACCACTGAAACATAATCCACAACAGATTTTGTAATTTAACCATTTCCATTGTAATGGATAATTGGTAGAGGATCTGATCCGCAACATGTTGTGGCGAGATAGAGCTGTCGTCTCATGAGTGAAGAATTGCCAAATTTGCATGTATTAAGGTCCTTGGAAGTTATTATAATACAGTCTCCACAAATATGCATAGCTGCTGATTGGATACAGTCCGAACATTTGGTCATGACACGAGGGCACAATCATAGATGTACCATATACTGCTTTGTTTCTAATTAACAGTGTGTACAGATGTGTGTCCTACGGTCAGCTCCCCACTCAGTGCAGTGTAAGACAAAGCTTTCAGGATGTTAAGTATCTTCCATACTTACGCTGGAATTCAGTAACACGTCTTTATTAGTTCAGTCAAATGTTGTGCCACATACCCACAAATATAACAAGAGCATCACTAAAATAGTATGGTTATTAATAAGCAAATGAAAGGTGGCACTAATTCTAGCAGCTCATTCTTCTTTAAACTGtagtaaattattttttattgtcttagatgcgcgcgcacacgcgcgcgcgcacaccatCTAACTTGAGCAGTGTATAAGTCCATAACGAAACAGAAAATAGAAAATTTTTGCATAAATTTCTATTTTACATATTCCTTGTAGTCTCTCACGGTTTTTCATAGAATACAGTATTGGGAAAACCTCCTTCGCACTCTGTACATGCAACACTTGTTCTGTGTAGGTATGTCTGTTAATGAACTCCATCTGCCACCCACTATTCAAGGAGTACCTGAAGCaaataatacaattaaaaaaaaaattgaatgtaaacATAAGACAATGCAGGtgcggaaaatttcaaatttctggtACTGAAGGGGAAGACATTCATGAAACTGaccaaaaatgtaaattttaaatttaatttttacttaTTAGTAGAACTCCTGGACAGTAATTTCCCATAGTTTCAGTGATGAAATTTCACCTGAAGTGCCtcaaaagtaattaaatgtgtGACGTGGTCTTCCTGCCACGCTCACTTTTCTAAGTCGGTGGGCAATGATTTTGTGGATTAATTCAGAGCAAACATGCacaggatacatctagaaggctgtgatataCACTCTTTGGTTTTATAATTATCTGTGATTTCCATTGGAAGACAGAcagggcattgaacacaacagactcAAGACGACGACGACGGTAGACACTCTGAATGTGTGTTATGGCAAGGCTGTCCGACTGCCTATCCAATGTAAATGACAGTGAAAGTGCAGTGTGTGCTACATGTTTCCACATAGTCAACAGATGAACATCCCATCCATCTTCTGtgctgcatggggggggggggggggggggggggtaaatagtacacctggaaaaaaTGACGTTGATTTTGATCCAATTACAGACATCCCACCTGTGGAATAGTACCTgttctgataatggtttcagcatcGTGCACCAACAGATAGCACAGTGGCATAGTTACCTGAGCAACATCAGTGTCTAGCATTTAATATAGGGTGTATATgcggacaaagaaaaaaaattcccagttCCATCGGAACTGCAAAAATTATCAATCCTTTGAGTGGTTATGGTTTGATACACAAGCATAGACTTTCcctgcactttagaaaacgaaactcagggataAAGACAGTTTTGGAAATACCTGTGGTGTGCAGCAACACatacactgcatttttttcttattACAAAAGTATATATTGGAATTCcaacaaacaccgcatgttactttcagtcactgaaatcgagattgcgatgctcttttgtaagccagtcatagctcatgtcacatgatctcgccagccaatgacagtggatattcagagcataggacacgtgatgtagtcaaccaacagcaacatcactgttaagtagcacgaacacactaaCAGGGaatgttaatagtttaaattaacacgtgtagtgttgctacaagaaaagcaaagctttcacatataatattggtctctaaggttaataataTGCAAGAGAAGCTGATCTTTCATGTATAGTGTTGTTTTTTCTTTGCGCGTGTTACACAGTaaggtacatcacacaaatgtgaaagtaaaatttttgatattggcataaatgtctgatctgaagggttcgaaatttttctaaatggctcatcatcaaggagttgatttttaaatgagagtcaaacgctctgtgagttAAGAAATTCatagtacattctcgcacatagttcaacttacgtaaaaggatatttactttgaaagtaatgcttttcaaaccaccatttgcaatattttcccacgacct
Protein-coding sequences here:
- the LOC126334617 gene encoding protein BUD31 homolog isoform X3; this encodes MPKVRRSKKAPPEGWELIEPTLEELEQKMREAETEPHEGKRKVEALWPIFKIHHQKSRYIYDLFYRRKAISRELYEYCLNENIADKNLIAKWKKQGYENLCCLRCIQTRDTNFATNCICRVPKGKLEEGRIVECIHCGCRGCSG
- the LOC126334617 gene encoding protein BUD31 homolog isoform X1, which translates into the protein MSCRSLLHVELSTSYVGMPKVRRSKKAPPEGWELIEPTLEELEQKMREAETEPHEGKRKVEALWPIFKIHHQKSRYIYDLFYRRKAISRELYEYCLNENIADKNLIAKWKKQGYENLCCLRCIQTRDTNFATNCICRVPKGKLEEGRIVECIHCGCRGCSG
- the LOC126334617 gene encoding protein BUD31 homolog isoform X2; this encodes MILHKPLELSTSYVGMPKVRRSKKAPPEGWELIEPTLEELEQKMREAETEPHEGKRKVEALWPIFKIHHQKSRYIYDLFYRRKAISRELYEYCLNENIADKNLIAKWKKQGYENLCCLRCIQTRDTNFATNCICRVPKGKLEEGRIVECIHCGCRGCSG